The Salinigranum rubrum genome contains the following window.
GAGTTCGGATGCCGAGAGGGCAGTAAATAGCGAGATGACACCCCCGACGACGAACGAAAGCGCGACCGCCGGACCTGCAGCTGCCGCTGCTTGACCGGGCAGGACGAAAATTCCGGCCCCGATCATGGTACCGACTCCGATAGTCAGCGCTGAGAGCAGTCCGAGGTCCTTTGCGAGTTCCTCGTCGCCTGCACTCATTCCTCGGGCCCCTCCGGAATCGAGATGACTGGGCGATCTGCCTCGGTGATCAGCCGGAGAGATCGGTCACCCGACAACCACTGGACGATTCTCGCACCCCCGCGTGGTCTGAAGACGATAGCATCTGCGTTGATTTCGTCTGCGACTTCGATGATTCCCTCGACGACATCCCGGCGGTACGTAATCTCCGTCTCCGCGTCGGGGAACGTCTCCCGAAAAGCGTCGAACGCCTCAGCGGCAACTTGTTCGGACTGTTCGACTGGCGTCTTGTCTGGCACTCCTTCACCTTTTTCGACGACGTGGAGAACGGTGATTTGGCTGAAGTCGTACGGTTTGAGAGTCTGCGCCGTCGTTCGTGCGTCCTCTTGGTCAGCGACTGGTACGAGTACGTGTCGGGTGAGTTGTGTAGTCATGTCGGTATCAGTTGAGGTCGTAACGTGCAATATCGTCGGCACCACAGGCAGGGCAC
Protein-coding sequences here:
- a CDS encoding universal stress protein; this translates as MTTQLTRHVLVPVADQEDARTTAQTLKPYDFSQITVLHVVEKGEGVPDKTPVEQSEQVAAEAFDAFRETFPDAETEITYRRDVVEGIIEVADEINADAIVFRPRGGARIVQWLSGDRSLRLITEADRPVISIPEGPEE